From the genome of Corallococcus macrosporus DSM 14697:
CGGAGGTGCTGCTGTCGGAGGTGCCAAGCTGGCTGCCCGCGCCCCTGATGGCCGCGCGCATGGCGTGCCTGACACCGGCGCACGTGGAGCGCGCCACGCAGGGGCTGTCACCGGCCATGCGCGCCATCCTGGGCAGGCTCTTGCGCCGGGAGCCCTCGGAGCGCTTCCAGTCCGGCCAGGAGCTGGCGGATGCCCTGCGCGCCGTGCTGGCCGGCCAGGGCTACGCCTACGGCCCCCATGAGGCCCAGCGGGAGGCCACCCAGGTCCGCCGGGACGCACGCTGCCGCCGGCAGACGGCGGATGTCCTGCGTTGGGAGGACTCCGTGCGGCCGGAGCCCCCTCCTCGCTCGGCGCCCGGTTCGGGGACTTGAGGCGGGCAGGGGGCGGGCGCCCTGGGCCCGGGGACGTCGCCGGGCCTGGGGATGCCGGTGGTGCTTGTTTCGCGCACGCGGGTGGGCAGACTGGGGCGCATGGGTGACGTGAAAGAGTTCCACCAGCGGTGGTGCATCGCGGACGGCCATGCGGATTCCCTCATGTGGAACCGCGACCTGTGTGAGCGCTCGGAAGAGGGCCACGTGGACTTCCCCCGGCTGCGGGAGGCGGGGGTGAAGCTGCAGTGCTTCACCATCGTCACCCGGGGCTTCCCCTTCATCGGAGGCTTCCCGGTGTTCGCCGCGTGGCGCGGGTGGCCCCGCGAGGCCCGCGCCAGCGAGTGGACCCGGGCGCTCTGGCAGATTGAGCAGCTGGCGTCGTTCTGCGAACGCTCCGGTGACACGGCGCGCATCACCACCACCGGAAGCCTGCTGGAGGACAACCTCGCCCAGGGGCGGCTGTCCGCGGTGCTGGGCGTGGAGGGGGGCCACGCCATCGAAGGCCAGGTGGAGCGCCTGACGGAGCTTCACCGGCGCGGGGTGCGCTTCATGGGGCTCACCCATCTGTCCAACAACGACCTGGGCGGCTCCTCCTTCCCGATGATGGGCAACAAAGGCCTGACGCCGCTGGGCAGGGACGTCATGGAGGAGATGGCCCGGCTGGGGTTGAGCGTGGACGTGGCGCACGCCTCGGAGTCCACGCTCAAGGACCTCTTCAGCCACCCGTCGGTGCGGTTCTTCTGCTCGCACACGGGGGTTCGCGCGGCGGGGGGCGGCTGGCGCAACCTGTCGGATGAATCCCTGCGCTTCATCGCCGACCGGGGCGGGGTGGTGGGCATCATCTTCGCCCCTGTCTACCTGGGCGGCGACACCGTGGATGACGTGGTCCGGCACATCGAGCACGCCGTGGACGTCATGGGAGAGGGCGGCGTGGGGCTGGGGTCGGACTACGACGGCATGGTTCCGTTGCCGCGTGGCATGCGGGACGTCACCGGGCTGCCACTGCTCACCGAGGCGCTGTTGCGCCGCCATCCACCGTCCTGGGTGGAACGCGTCATGGGCGGAAACTTCCGCCGTTTCTTCCAGGAGACACTGGGTGGTTGACCGGCGGCGGGACGCTCGAAATATTGGCCCGTGCCCATGAACCGCTCTCTGCTCGCATTCGTCCCGTTGGTTGGCTCTCTGCTCCTTGCTGGCTGTGGCCCGAGCGCGGGAGGTGACTGCGACGGCGGCGGCTTCGTCTGTCAGGAGAAGGTGCTGGCGCTGGAGTGCCGGGGGGGCACCTGGCGCGAGCTGCCCTGCCGGGGGCCCCTGGGCTGCCGTGAGACGAGCGAGGCGGTGCGGTGTGATACGTCCAACAACGTCGCGGGGGACGCCTGCGCCTCCAGCGCCGAGGGCACGGGGCTTTGCCGCGCGGACGGCCGCGCGGTGTTGGAGTGCCGCCAGGGCGTGCTGACGGAGACGGCCTCCTGTTCGGCCTGCTCCGTGGAGAACAGCCAGGTGACGTGCCAGCCTTGAGCCTGGCCCCCGCCGGGGTGTCAGGGCTTGGGGCGCCCATCGTGTGGTAGCGTCGGAGCGCCGCTCGCGGGACTCCGATGCGACTTCCGATTCAAGCCTTTGGAGCCTGACCCGCGGTCGTTTCTCTCTTCCCCGAGCGGCGCTTCCTCTTCCAGCCCGGCTGTCCGGGGAGGACGTGCTCACGATGGCCGCACTGGCGGAAGTCCGCGTCGAACAGGTCGCCCGCGAGGACCTGGTGATGTTCGTCAACGCCTGCTTTTCCTGCACGGGGCAGCGGGAGTTCTACGGCGACGCGCGCGGGCAGTCGGTCTCCATCGAGTTCCTGCACCAGTACATCCTGGGCAACTACCGCCGGCTGTACGCGCGGACGCTCGCCGCGGGCATCAACCACTTCAACCAGGCGCAGATTCTCCTCAACCTGCTCGCCAGCGGCAGCCCGGCGGATGCCCGGGACAAGCAGGAGGAGGGCGCGCTCATCGCCGCCGCCCTGCGCGCCCTGCCGCCCCAGCGCGCCTTCCGGGTCCTGGAGTCGCTGCGCGGCCGCCGCATCAACAACCGCCGGGCGCGCGCCGTGGCCCGGGACTACGTGCGTGGCCGCGCCAACCTGGCCTTCGACGCGGTGAAGTACCGCGCCAAGCTGCGCGCGGCCGTGTCCCACGGCCACCTGAAGCTGGAGGGAGAGCTGGGGCACTTCCTCTTCCACGGCTGGAAGAAGCGCGTCTTCACCCAGCCCTTGCTGGAGACCTTCCGCCGCGCGCACTACACCCAGGAGGCCCTCTACGAGCTGCCGTACACGGTGGCCGAGGGCCTGGCGGTGAAGCATGGCATCCCCCGGGACGTGTTCCTCCAGCGCATCGAGCCGCGCCTCACGGCGGCGGAGCGCCTGCGCCTGCAGGCCTCCGCGGCGCGCGAGCGAGGCACGCCGCCCCCGGTGGACCTGGGGCGGGCCTCCCTGACGAAGCTGGCGCTGTACGTGCTGGCCCTGGCGCCGGAGGTCCGGAGCGAGCGCCACGCGGAGCTGCACGCCGCGCTGGAGCAGGCCGCCGCCCGCGTCCTCCGCCGCGCGCCGTCCCCCCTGCGGCGGGTGGCCGCGATTCTGGACAACAGCTATTCGTCCTCCGGCTCCCTGGAGAAGCGCCGCCGTCCCCTGGGCGTGGCGTTGGCCACGCATTACCTGCTGTCCGCGGCGGCCCGTGAGTACCGCGCGTGGTGGACGAGCCCCGTGGAGGAGCCGCTGCTCGTCAGCGCGCGAGGGCAGACGGACCTCGCCACGCCGCTGCTGGACGCGTTGGCCTGGGGCGCCGACCTGGTGGTCATCGTGTCCGACGGTTACGACAATGACCCGCCCCAGGCGGTGGCCGAGCTGACGCGCGTGTTCCGCACGAAGCTCGACCCGGGGCGCCGCACGGCGCTGGTCCACGTCAATCCGGTGTTCGACTCGGAAGGGTTCGCGCCCCGCTCCTTCGGGGCGGCGGTGCCCACGGTGGGCGTCCGGGACGCGGAGGACGTGCCCACCGTGCTGGGCTTCGCGCGCTTCGCGGAGGGGGCGGCGTCGCTGAGCGAGCTGGAGGCCTACCTCGCGTCGCGCGTGGAGGCGATGCTGGCGCGCGACGCCCGGGAGCGGCCGGACGGCGAGGGCGCTGTTGTCGGCCCTGGTTTGGAAGCGGCGCTGACGGAGGAGGGGGGCTCATGACGGACGCACGGCTCATCCAGCGGTTGGAGCCAGCGGGGCTGCGGCTCGCGCCCTCGCAGGTCTGGGGTGGCATCCGGCTGGTGCCCGTCCTTCGGGACGAAGTGCGGGGCGACCTTCGCATGCACGTGCGGACCTACGACGACGCGGCCGCGGTGGTCTCGGTGAAGGGCGGGCTGAAGGAGCCCGGCCTCAAGTACGTCGCCTATGTCCCTCACGCGCTGGTCATGACGTGGGGCAACCGCCAGGCGGACGCCGTCTATGGGACGCAGTTGCACGCCGTGGACGGGAAGCGCCTCAAGGCCGGCCCTCACTCCATCCGGCTGCTGCATCGGATGGTGCACCGGGAGGACCGGCGCCAGCTCCGGATGCTCCCGTTGCACCTGGCCATGGAGGGCTTCCTGGCCTTGCAGTTCGGCGGGCCGGAGATTGCCTGGGCGGAGTATTCGCGCGAAGGCCTCTCGCGGGGCCTGGACCCACGCTTCGAGACCTCAATCCCTGGGTGGGCCTCGCCGATGCTGGACGGCGCGCTGCGCACCTTCGAAATCCATCCGCGGCAGGTGGGCCTGCTGCTGTTCAACGCGGATGTTTTGCTGTCGGCCTTCGTCGTCGCTCACCCGGACGACTACCGCGCGCTGCACCGGACGCTGGTGGAGGACTTCTACGGCGAGCTGCTGCTCCAGTACGGCTTCCTGGGCGACGCGCCCGAGCTGGGTGTCACCCTGGACGCGGCGCGCGTGTCCAGCCTGGACGACCTGCGCGACGAGGTGAGCCGCATGCGCCAGGAGTGGGCCGACTTCCACGGCTTCATGGCCGGGAGCCTCTTCGGCGCGAACGTGGCCTCCACCCGCGTCTACAAGGCAGGTGGTTTCCTGCTCCAGCGCTTCCACACGTCGCTAGACCCGGCGGAGGAGAACCACCTTGGCGAGGCCATCGTCGGCACGGATGGCACCCTGGAGTACCTCAAGACGTATCGCCTGTCGGCGGCGCAGACGCGCCGGGCCTATCTCCTGTCACGGCTCGCCGAGAGCGGCTGGCACCTGGAGGAGACCGCGGAGCGCCTGCGTACCACGGTCAGCGACCTGGTCCTCCGGCTGCGAAACGCCGGGTTCGGCTACCTCCTCAAGGACGCCGTCCTCCAAGCCGCCCAGCGGCAGCACCGGCGCTGAGCGCTGACGCTCCGGCGGCGCTACTCCTCCGGCTTCTTAGGCGGCGGCGGCGGCGCATAACCCGTGGCCGCCATCCGCTTCCCGCTGCGCTGATACAGCTCCGCGGGCATGTCCTGGACGCCGGTGCCGTCAATCCAGCGGTTGTAGAAGTTGAACAGGGCGCACACCGTCACGGTGTCGAAGACGGCCTCGTCCGTCCAGCCCGCGTCCTTCAGGCGGGTGATGTCCTCCTTGCCCACCTGCGCCGCGCGGTGGTTGAGGGTGTCCACGAAGGCGAAGAGGGCCTTCTCGGCCTCGGAGACGGGCGCTGTCGCCACGTCCTCCAGGACCGCCTTCACCATGTCGGGGTTGCCCAGCAGTTCCGCCGCGACCGCGGCGTGAGAGCCCGTTCAAAACAAGCATTGATTGCCGCGCGAGGTGTACGCGGCGATCAGCTCTCTCAGGCCGGGCGACAGCGGGGAAGGGCCGCGCATGACTTCGTGGGTGAAGCGGGACAGGGCCTCGCCCAGCCGTGGCTTGTACGCGAACAGGTGCCAGATTTGCGGGACGGGCGAGCCCACCTCGCGGGCCATGCGAATCAACCGGCCGTAGTGGCCGTCGGAGTCGCGGTCCTCGACGTCCTTCAGGTGCATGCGGTCCACGGCAACCCTCGGCGGTGGCGGGCAGGGGCCTCCCGCCCGCTCATGCTCGCATGAGCCCGTGCGCGCGGCCAGCGTCCGCTCAGGCGCTGGGGCCGTGCAGTGACGTCAGGAAGGAGTCCAGCACGGCGTTGAACCGCTCGGGGAGCTCCTGGTTGGCGAGGTGCCCCGCGCCCGGGATGACCTCCAGCCGCGCGCCGGAGATGAGCCCGGCCATCTCCTTCGCCTTGGCCACGGGGGTGAGGGCGTCGTGTTCGCCCACCACGACCAGCGCCGGCCCCGCGTAGCGCGCCAGGATGTCCTTGCTGTCCGGGCGCAGGGCCATCCCGCGCAGCGCGGCCGCGACGCCGGCGGGGGAGGCCTGCCGCATCAACGCGGCCACCTCCTGGGCCACGGGGGAGTCCGGTCGACCGGCCAACAGCTTGGGAAGCATGGCCTGGATGATGGGCTCCACGCCGGCCTCCAGGGCCAGCTTCGCGTTGGTCTCCCGCTGCGCCTTGCCCTCCGCGTTGTCCGCGGTGGCCTGCGTGTCCATCAGCACCAGCCCGCTGACGCGGCCCGCGTCCTCGCGCAGCAGTGCCATGGCCGCGTAGCCGCCCATGGACACGCCGCCCACCACCGCCGTGTCCAGGTTCAGCGCGTCCAGCAGCGCCAGGGCGTCCCGGGCGATGCGGGACATCTCCGTGGGGCCGTCCCCCAGCGCGCTCTCACCAAAGCCCCGGAGGTCCGGGATGATGAAGCGATAGCGCCCCGACAGGGCCTTCACCTGCGGGTCGAACGCGCGGCCGTTCAGCGCGAAGGCATGCAGCAGCAGCACGGGCGGGCCCTTGCCCTCGTCCCGGTAGTGCAGGGGGACGCCATCCACGGTGACGGTCAGCATGTTTCCTCTCCTCGCGGAAATGTCAGAGCCACTCTTTGTGCTTGAACCAGAAGACCATGCCCACCGGCAGCGCGAGAATTGACGCCCACATCACGTACCAGGCGCCGTTCGTGTAGAGCCGGTCGAAGTTCTGCCCGAAGAAGCCGACGATGCAGGACAGCGGCAGGAAGATGGTGGCGAAGATGGTGAGCTGCTTGGAGATGTCGTTCGTCTTGTTCGCCACCATGGACAGGTAGCCGTCAATCACGTTGCCGATGATGTCGCGCCCGGCGTCAATCTGCTCGTACAGTCGCACCAGGTGGTCGTACACGTCACGGAAGTAGAGCGTCGTCTTGTCGTGGATGTGGGGGATGCCTCGGCGCGACAGCAGGCCCACCACGTCGCGTTGGGGCGACAGCACCCGCCGGAGCGTCACGAGCATCCGCTTCATGGCGAAGATGCGTTGCAGGTGGGACTTCTCCGGCTTCTCGAAGATGGCGACCTCCAGGTCCTCCAGCTCGTCGCTGAACGCGTCGAGGATGGGGAACTGCGCGTCCACCAGCGCGTCCGCCAGCATGTACAGGACGAAGTCCGTCCCGCGGACGAGCGTCGCCTGCGGGTCGGCCTTCACGCGGCGCAGCACGGTGTCGTGGCCGGCGAAGGGGAACTCGTGGACGCTGATGAGCCACTCCTTCGCCAGGAAGAAGTGGTGCTCGTGCAGCGTCAGCTCGCAGATGTCCTTGCCCGTGACGGTGAATCCCTGGAGGACGACGAACTGGTGGTTGGGGTACTCCTCCAGCTTGGGCCGCTGGTCCAGGTGGAGGCAGTCCTCCACGGCCAGCTTGTGCAGTCCGAACCGCTCAGCCAGCCGGGCCAACACCTCCTCGGTCGGATGGAGCACGTCAATCCACTTCCGGCCTTCCTCGCCCAGCAGCTCTTCACCACCGGTGAGAAGTTGACCGTCTTTCACAAGACAGACCTGAATCATCCCGTAGCGCTCCCAAGCCAGCGGCATGGCCCGCGGGCGAGTGCTAGAACTCCCCCGCGCGGAAGTCGAGCGCTAGAGTGTGACACCCGTGTCTGAAGCCGCTGAGACCCCCCAGGCCTCGCTGTCCGCGAGGCTCGAAGAAATCCTCCAGTCCCATCCGGATCCGGCGTTCGCCGGCCGCCTGCGCAAGGTGTACGTCGCCACCGCGCACGCCATCTCCCGGCTGAGTGACCTCGACCTGGTGCGGTACGAGACGCCCGTCGTGGACTCCTCCCCGGACCTCTCCCTGTGGGAGGAGATGGCGCCCGTCATCCGCGACACGGTGATGGACGTCAACGGCCTGCTCAACGTCATCCGGGAGCAGTTCCCCGCGCAGTCCCTGGGCGGGGCGAGCGCGCAGGCCCCCGTCGTCATCCTCCAGGAGGCGATGAACCAGATTGCCCAGGGCATCACCCAGCTTGGCGAGGCCATGCGCAACCCGTCGGTGGTGAGCGACCGGTGGACGCTGCTGGCGGAGATCCAGCGCATCCGCGCCCGCTTCCGCGAGCAGATGAGCAACCTGGTCTTCGAGTCCGCGAGCCTCCTGGGCGAGGTGACGCGGGCCCAGGTGGTGCCGGGCTACGCGGCGGAGGTGAAGGCCGCGGTGACGGTCCGCGCCATCACCGCCGACCTGGGCCGCATCCTCACCGCCCGCCTGAAGAAGGTCCGTGACGCGGAGGCGCAGGACGTGCAGTGGAACGCCCAGCAGCTCCAGACGGAGCTGGACGCCTTCGGGCGCACGGCCGCGTACCGGAACCTGCGCGCCCAGGACAAGCGCCACATCGTGGAGATGCGCGCGGAGGTGGGCCGCCTGGCCATCCTCCCCAACCCGGCCCGCGAGGAGCTGGTGGCGGTGGTGGAGGCGCTGGACACCTTCGTCCAGGGCCTGTCCGCGGTGAACCAGCGCCAACTGCTCATCATCCATGACCGCGAGGTGTGGGCGTCGTGTGGCGTCCGGCTGGAGCGCGCCATGGCGCTGGTGGGCAAGGACCCGGCGGGCGCCGCAAGGGCCCTGGCCGAGGCCGCGGTCAGCGGGCAGTCCCTCTACGGCCGTGACTCGGAGCTGGACGCCTTCCTCCGCAAGGCGCGCAAGCTCCAGGTGGGCCAGCTCACGCCCGACGAGCTGCGGTCCACCATCGTCACCTTCCAGGGCCTGCTCGCTGGTCTGGACGTGATGTGATGAAGGCGCTCCTGAAGGCGCGTCTCCCGCGCCCGCTGCGCGAGGCCGACCTGTCCCGCGTGGAGGGGGTCTTCACCGACGTGGATGGCACGCTGACCACGGACCACACGCTGCGCTCGGAGACGGTGCGGGCGCTGGAGCGCCTGTCGTCCGAGGGCCTGCGCGTGGTGCTGGTGAGCGGCCGTCCGGCGGGCTGGGGGGAGGCCTGGGCGCGGCAGCTCCCCGTGGACGGCGTCATCGTGGAGAACGGTGGCCTGTTCTTCCTGAAGGGCGCGAAGGGGCATCTGCGGAAGGTGTACGCGGAGGCGCCGGCCGCGCGGGCGGCGAACCGGCGGCGGCTCCAGTCCGAGGTGGCGCGGGTGCTGAAGCAGGTGCCCGGCGCGCGGCTGTCCATGGACAGCGCGTACACGGAAGTGGACCTGGCGGTGGACTACAACGAGGAGGCCCGGCTGGGCCCGGCGGGCGCGGACCGCATCGAGTCCCTGCTGGTGGCGCGGGGCGTGACGGCCGTGCGCTCGTCCATCCACATCAACTGCTGGCTGGGCCGCTTCGACAAGCTGAGCGCCACCCGGCGCTTCGCGAAGGCGGCGTGGGGCGAGCGGCTGGACCCGCGTGACGGCCGTTATGTATACGCGGGGGATTCTTTCAACGACGCCCCGATGTTCGGCGCCTTTGGACTGGGCGTGGGCGTGGCAAACGTGCGGGCCGTGCTGGACCGCATCGAGGCGCCACCTGCTTTCATCACCCGGGCGCCCGAGGGGCGGGGCTTCGAGGAACTGGCTCGCGCCATCCTGGCCCGGAGGGGCCGCGGCGCGGCCCGTGAGGAGTGACACCGTGAATGTCGTGAAGCTGGAGCTGGCGCGTGGGCTGGGGCGCCACCTGCGCGCGGGGCACCCGTGGGTGTTCCGCAAGGCGCTGGAGTTCGTGCCGAAGATTCCGGCCGGCAGCGTGGTGGACCTGACGGAGAACGGGAAGTTCGTGGCGCGCGGGTACTACGACCCACACTCCGCCATCGCGGTGCGCGTGCTGACACGCGACTCGCGCGACACGGTGGACGCGGCCTTCATCACCCGGCGGGTGCGGCAGGCCCTGACCGAGCGCACGGCCCTCATCGACCTCACCGACACGGACAGCTACCGCCTGATTCATGGCGAGGGCGACGGCCTGCCGGGCGTGGTGGTGGACCTGTACGCGGGCTGGGCGGTGATGAAGCTGTACTCCGCGGGCCTCACGCCTTACCGGCCGCTCCTCATCGAGGCGCTGAAGGCCGGCGTCCCCGGGCTCAAGGGCATCATCGGCCGCGACGAGGTGGGCCGGGACGACGCGGACGACGACGAGGTCCGCGGCTCCGGGAAGATGCTCTACGGCCACGAGGCCCCGGAGTTGATTCCCATCCGCGAGCGCGGCGCCACCTTCCTGGTGGACGCCTGGAAGGGTCAGAAGACGGGCTTCTTCCTGGATCAGCGGGAGAACCGCTACCTCATCCGGCGGCTGGCCAAGGGCCGGGACGTGCTCAACTGCTTCAGCTTCAGCGGCGGCTTCTCCGTCAACGCGGCGCTGGGCGGCGCCAACAGCGTCTTCTCCGTGGATCAGGACCCGGACGCCATCGCCCTGGCGCGGGAGAACTTCACGCGCAACGGCATCCCCGCGGAGAAGCACGACTTCCTGGCGGCGGACGTCTTCAAGATCATCCAGTCCTTCAAGGACGAGGGCCGCACCTTCGACCTCATCATCCTGGACCCGCCGGCCTTCGCGAAGAGCCAGCGCGCGGTGCAGGCGGCCATTGACGGCTACGCGTCCCTCAACCGGCAGGCGCTGGCCATCCTCCGGCCGGGCGGGCTGCTGGCCACGGCGTCGTGCTCGGCGCGCGTGAGCCCGGATGACTTCATGGGCGCGGTGCGCGAGGCGGGCTTCAAGGCCGGCGTGGACCTGGCGCTCGTGGAGGAGCGCTACCAGCCGCCGGACCACCCGGTGCGCCTCCAGTTCCCGGAGGGCAAGTACCTCAAGTTCTACGTGCTGCAGTCCGTGTAGCCCGCCCGCCGCCGCCGTGAGTCGCGCGGGCTGAAACACGAGAGGCCACGAGGTTCCTCACCTCGTGGCCTCCGCTGTCTCCCCGCCAGGGGAGGGCGCCTCAGAAGTTGCCGGCGCGGGCCTCGTCGAACGGGGCGCGGTGGTTCAGGTACGTCTCCGTCAGGGAGTGCGCGCCGCTGAACATGCCCTTCTCGGAGAAGTGGTGCACCTGCGCGCCCTTGCCGGCGTCGCGGAACAAGTCACCGGGCGTCCAGCCCTTGCTGCCCTGCCCGAAGAGGAGGGGCACCGGGTCCTTGTTGTTGACGTAGTGCACGTAGTTGGGGCCGTCCGGGTAGGTGGCCGCGGCCGCGCCGAAGGTCTCCACGTTGACGCGGCCGAGCGTCTGCTCCACCTGCGCCTTGGACATCCCGTCTTCGATGCGCAGCCGGTTGGCCACGTCCTTCAGCGCGCGCGAGGTGATGAGGCCGCCGTGGCTGTAGCCCATCAGGTGGATGTCACGGCCCGCCTTCAGCTCGTTGTAGACGATGTCCGACAGCGAATCGACCGCGGGGTTCTTGCCCTTGTTCAGCTTGTCCTTCGCCGCCTGGATGACGTCGGCGATCATCCCGGACGTGGCGTTGTGCACGCCGATGGCGCGCATGCCCGTGCTGTTCGCGAGCGCCTGCAGCTCGCGCGCCTGGCCGTCCTTGTTGGTGCTGATGCCGTTGACGTAGACGACCGTCGCCGTGGCGTTCGGGTTGTTCGCCGGAACGAAGGCGGGCACCTGGTTGAGCGGCGTGTTCGGCTCGAACGTCTGGCCACCGGCGCCCACCAGCTTGCCGTCGAAGACCTTGTCCTTGGAGCCCGCCGGCGCGGTGAAGACGCCGCCCACGGCCGCCGTCTGCGCGGAGCGGCTGTCGAAGCCGTCCACCACCAGCCCGCGCTGCGCGGTGGCTCCCGTCGGGGAGGGCTGCACGGTGTTGGTGGCAGGCGCGCCACTTCCACGGACGCTGTCGGCGGTGCTGCGGGAGGTCGGCGCGATGCTGTTCCGTCCGCGCTGGATGGTGGTCATGGGGTGGGGGCTCCTGCGGAAACGGGGGTGTTTCCGCATTGTCCCCGAATCCACCTGGAAGTTTCCTTCTGGTGAGGATTTTGCGTGAAATTGTGTGTGGGTCCGTGTCGGACGGTGCGTGTGGGCGCCGGACGCGAGGGGCAGGCGTTAAGGTGGGGCATGGTCCAGAAAGGTCAGTTCCTCGAGCGCGCGACGCTGGTGCCGGTGGGCTCGGAGGTCATGGAGGGCACCGCGCACCGGGGGACGCGGGCGCCGCCGCTGCTCGTCATTCCGCCCCGGCCGGACGAGGGGGGCGGCATGGACCACGTCATCGCGGCGGAGCTCGTCTGGGCGGCGGCGAACGCGGGCTTTCCGA
Proteins encoded in this window:
- a CDS encoding dipeptidase; translation: MGDVKEFHQRWCIADGHADSLMWNRDLCERSEEGHVDFPRLREAGVKLQCFTIVTRGFPFIGGFPVFAAWRGWPREARASEWTRALWQIEQLASFCERSGDTARITTTGSLLEDNLAQGRLSAVLGVEGGHAIEGQVERLTELHRRGVRFMGLTHLSNNDLGGSSFPMMGNKGLTPLGRDVMEEMARLGLSVDVAHASESTLKDLFSHPSVRFFCSHTGVRAAGGGWRNLSDESLRFIADRGGVVGIIFAPVYLGGDTVDDVVRHIEHAVDVMGEGGVGLGSDYDGMVPLPRGMRDVTGLPLLTEALLRRHPPSWVERVMGGNFRRFFQETLGG
- a CDS encoding ARPP-2 domain-containing protein; the protein is MTDARLIQRLEPAGLRLAPSQVWGGIRLVPVLRDEVRGDLRMHVRTYDDAAAVVSVKGGLKEPGLKYVAYVPHALVMTWGNRQADAVYGTQLHAVDGKRLKAGPHSIRLLHRMVHREDRRQLRMLPLHLAMEGFLALQFGGPEIAWAEYSREGLSRGLDPRFETSIPGWASPMLDGALRTFEIHPRQVGLLLFNADVLLSAFVVAHPDDYRALHRTLVEDFYGELLLQYGFLGDAPELGVTLDAARVSSLDDLRDEVSRMRQEWADFHGFMAGSLFGANVASTRVYKAGGFLLQRFHTSLDPAEENHLGEAIVGTDGTLEYLKTYRLSAAQTRRAYLLSRLAESGWHLEETAERLRTTVSDLVLRLRNAGFGYLLKDAVLQAAQRQHRR
- a CDS encoding carboxymuconolactone decarboxylase family protein → MVKAVLEDVATAPVSEAEKALFAFVDTLNHRAAQVGKEDITRLKDAGWTDEAVFDTVTVCALFNFYNRWIDGTGVQDMPAELYQRSGKRMAATGYAPPPPPKKPEE
- a CDS encoding peroxidase, giving the protein MHLKDVEDRDSDGHYGRLIRMAREVGSPVPQIWHLFAYKPRLGEALSRFTHEVMRGPSPLSPGLRELIAAYTSRGNQCLF
- a CDS encoding alpha/beta fold hydrolase; the protein is MLTVTVDGVPLHYRDEGKGPPVLLLHAFALNGRAFDPQVKALSGRYRFIIPDLRGFGESALGDGPTEMSRIARDALALLDALNLDTAVVGGVSMGGYAAMALLREDAGRVSGLVLMDTQATADNAEGKAQRETNAKLALEAGVEPIIQAMLPKLLAGRPDSPVAQEVAALMRQASPAGVAAALRGMALRPDSKDILARYAGPALVVVGEHDALTPVAKAKEMAGLISGARLEVIPGAGHLANQELPERFNAVLDSFLTSLHGPSA
- a CDS encoding magnesium transporter CorA family protein, which translates into the protein MPLAWERYGMIQVCLVKDGQLLTGGEELLGEEGRKWIDVLHPTEEVLARLAERFGLHKLAVEDCLHLDQRPKLEEYPNHQFVVLQGFTVTGKDICELTLHEHHFFLAKEWLISVHEFPFAGHDTVLRRVKADPQATLVRGTDFVLYMLADALVDAQFPILDAFSDELEDLEVAIFEKPEKSHLQRIFAMKRMLVTLRRVLSPQRDVVGLLSRRGIPHIHDKTTLYFRDVYDHLVRLYEQIDAGRDIIGNVIDGYLSMVANKTNDISKQLTIFATIFLPLSCIVGFFGQNFDRLYTNGAWYVMWASILALPVGMVFWFKHKEWL
- a CDS encoding HAD-IIB family hydrolase, encoding MKALLKARLPRPLREADLSRVEGVFTDVDGTLTTDHTLRSETVRALERLSSEGLRVVLVSGRPAGWGEAWARQLPVDGVIVENGGLFFLKGAKGHLRKVYAEAPAARAANRRRLQSEVARVLKQVPGARLSMDSAYTEVDLAVDYNEEARLGPAGADRIESLLVARGVTAVRSSIHINCWLGRFDKLSATRRFAKAAWGERLDPRDGRYVYAGDSFNDAPMFGAFGLGVGVANVRAVLDRIEAPPAFITRAPEGRGFEELARAILARRGRGAAREE
- a CDS encoding class I SAM-dependent rRNA methyltransferase — translated: MNVVKLELARGLGRHLRAGHPWVFRKALEFVPKIPAGSVVDLTENGKFVARGYYDPHSAIAVRVLTRDSRDTVDAAFITRRVRQALTERTALIDLTDTDSYRLIHGEGDGLPGVVVDLYAGWAVMKLYSAGLTPYRPLLIEALKAGVPGLKGIIGRDEVGRDDADDDEVRGSGKMLYGHEAPELIPIRERGATFLVDAWKGQKTGFFLDQRENRYLIRRLAKGRDVLNCFSFSGGFSVNAALGGANSVFSVDQDPDAIALARENFTRNGIPAEKHDFLAADVFKIIQSFKDEGRTFDLIILDPPAFAKSQRAVQAAIDGYASLNRQALAILRPGGLLATASCSARVSPDDFMGAVREAGFKAGVDLALVEERYQPPDHPVRLQFPEGKYLKFYVLQSV